The Arachis ipaensis cultivar K30076 chromosome B05, Araip1.1, whole genome shotgun sequence nucleotide sequence TATAAACTGAAAGAAGCATTAACATATACATACGAGAATAGCTTACTTACATCCCGAGCCTGTAACAAGTCGATCCTCAGTCGAGCCATCTGCACCCGAGGTCCCTTCTCGCTAATCCCAGGAATGTAACTTGACCACCTACGTAGGAAATTAAACACGGCACTGCATTAGTGAATAATTCTAAAAAGCATAAAATTGTATGAGTAATTgataataaatcaaataaagaTAAATAGTACAATACGATAGTTGTACCTCGAGGCAAGGGGCCAGCTAAACGCATCATACCCAGCAGGCCTAAAACCAGGAAAACGCCAAAAGATCCAAGACTGAAGTAATTATAATGGTCCAGCTAACTTCACTACATGTCTGTtggccactcggcacatgcaccggtacaaccatgctAGTGCCGCCGACCCCCAGCTATAGCcacccatctcctcaagcctagCCACAAACGGTAACCATCTGATATGAATACGAttgccggacttgtcggcaaacagctgagttcccaacaacatcatgatataggcacgGGCATAGCGCCTGACCGTCTCCTCATCTGCCCCCTCGGGGCACTCTGCGAAGTTCTCCTGGAACCATGTACAGTTCACTGCGAACTTTTGTATTTGGTTCGCGGGAGGTAACACACCAAGCAACTCATGGAACCACTGCCAAGCTGGCCTGCCACCCTCTATGTATACGTGGAAGTCTGTCAGGCAACCACTGACATAATGTCCGTCCACTGGCAATCCCAACTGGTACGCGACGTCCTGAAGTGTGATGGTGCACTCGCCGAAGGGCAtgtgaaacgtgtgcgtctccggacgccaccGCTCCACGAATGCACTGACAAGGGGCTCGTCCAATCGGAACCATCTGTCGTTCagtctcgcaagatggtataGTCCTGCCATTtgcaagtacggaacgtaccTCTCATCAAGTCGCAtcccctgctgccgccgcatgctcgaTATGCAACGTCGGGGCTGCGCATTACATGAACCGCATAATTAGAACGACTCACAATACCACTAACGGATACAATTCACGACGTCACCaagtaaccaaaaaaaaaaatgcaactacAGATATATCAGTCTACAACGAGAATTGCAAAAAAAACCCGCAAACATAGATCACATCTAAATTCCCCATGCAAAAGTAAATTCTACTAAACCACTAGCAAAACCGCAAGCA carries:
- the LOC110271950 gene encoding protein MAIN-LIKE 2-like; the protein is MGDDPGRLYQLDGVAHIAGVINDEPRRCISSMRRQQGMRLDERYVPYLQMAGLYHLARLNDRWFRLDEPLVSAFVERWRPETHTFHMPFGECTITLQDVAYQLGLPVDGHYVSGCLTDFHVYIEGGRPAWQWFHELLGVLPPANQIQKFAVNCTWFQENFAECPEGADEETLFADKSGNRIHIRWLPFVARLEEMGGYSWGSAALAWLYRCMCRVANRHVVKLAGPL